The following nucleotide sequence is from Takifugu flavidus isolate HTHZ2018 chromosome 4, ASM371156v2, whole genome shotgun sequence.
GCAACACTTAATTCTTAACAAAGAAGCCTTTCCTGTAACATTATTTGCCCTCTATTCTCAGGCCTTATAATCCACGAAGGATCATCTGTTTACCGGATTTTTAAACGCTGGCAGGCGGTGAATCAGCAGTGGAAAGTTCTGAATTACGAGAAGGCGAAGGACTTAGGTGACCCCCTTAGCAGTAAAGGTCGCGTGGAGAGGAACTCTCACAGTGCCGTGGACAGCAGACAGAGGACAAGCCATCACGTGAGGACTGTTCTCCACCACCACTGTGGTTATACCATTTTGCACATCCTCAGCCAACTAAGGCCCAGCAACCTGCACCGTGCCAACCAAGAAGTGGTCATGAGAGTCACCACAGTATGAAAGTGGATAATCCTTCCCATTTGAGGGGGAGATCAAAGCGTTTGCCTaatccattttaaaaactcTTGTCACAGAAACACTGCCACAGAAAGTTTTTACAGACGTGGcacacaacaaaataaaacctaTGGGTCCTTTTTCAAAAGCAtaatgcttttattattatgtgtttttttctattattgtaacaaatgttgctaaatGACCCAATTTTATGCTTttggtgaagaaaaacatcaaaaaatcTAATTATTGTTACGGGATTTGATTTGTATGTATAATAGATGGTCTAAAGGTGTGAACTTTTGTGCTATTACACAACAACGTACTCCTGAGGGTCTGATGAGCTGGCAGAAGCGATGTGAAACATTTGCTTAAAATATACTCCTCACGTTTTGTAATAAAGATTTTTGTTCTTCTCAAAGAAAAAAGCATTGTGTTTTGGTGGATGCGTGAATGGACGTAAATAAATTCACATAAGGTATTATCtagaacaaaaaataaaagcatttatatTACCATTAGACTTCTATATTAGtcaaaaaaaatgtatattgtTCTTTGGAATTTTGGAAAACTATAATTATTGCTACATGTTTCATAAGAGTTTGTGAAATTTTACtgtcaacacagaaaaaaaatttGGAGCTTAGTTGGTACAGCTGGGAGGAAACCGAAAACGTGTTACAACAGTCACAGAAAAGTGAAACTGGtgtcttaaccctaaccctaaccctatttagttgtagacacacacacacgcacacatatatagttattattattgttgttgatttttttccccttcagtATGGTAAATAGTGATGCCTGTTAACAAACCTGGCAACCACCAAGAGGAACGGACGCCTAGCGATGACGTCAAAACTATGCGACCCACAACAGATCGCAACCCGCAAAACCGATCGCAGCGTGACTTTTTGGGAGTGTGTCACGACTGTAgtataaattaaataatttatcattttacattttttttaaatagaatacCGTCAGTGCTTTCAGTTCGACATGAGTACGTCATCAATGCCGCAGAAAAAATACTACAGACAACGAGCTCATTCCAACCCAATGGCTCATCATACGTTTGATTAGTGAGTGACTAATATAATTTAATATAATACCTTTATTGTACTCTACTTTTTTTATTACGAGCTGATAATGATATTATCCAGTTTATCTTTTCGTAATAAAGGAGTTGGCAAGCTAAAATAGTTCGACTAATGCTAGTGTCATTTAGgagctttttattttagttaCAATTCAGCTATAATTTCTTTGGTTTCTCCCTCAAAATACAATAACGGTTTTCACATTAATTGTATTATTATACATATTGTTATCCAAATTGTTAGCAACAGTTGTGTTAataatattattgtttttatgtttcttgATTGGAAACCAGTTCTGTTTTTAACCTCCAATTTTTGCCTCAGCCCTGTTTGTCCGGAGGAAATGGACTGGTCCCAGTTGTATCCACACTTCTTCCCTGGCAAATCCTCAGAAGATAAGACCCATCAAGTTGAGTTTGCAGACATAGGGTGTGGATATGGGGGACTTTTAGGTGATCTGACGTTCTTTTTGTTCGgatgtggttctgctggttaTCTCCTAAAAGCTTCATTCCCATCTCCCTTTGTGTCTTTACCTTCCTCCAGTGGAGTTGTCAACGCTTTTCCCAGACAAGCTCATGCTGGGCCTTGAGATCCGAGTCAAAGTCTCAGATTATGTTCGGGATCGGATCCAGTCTCTGCGGGCCTCAGAATCAGAGAAATACCAGAACATAGCCTGCATTCGTAGCAATGCCATGAAGTACCTCCCCAACTTCTTCTGTAAAGGACAGGTACATTTTCACGAGTCGTCCCTCACTCTTTTCAGGAGTTTTCCATCTTATCTCGCTGTGCAGTTCAGTTGTTGAATGTTTTTTACCCTATATTTATGTATCAGCTGTTTGGTTGCTTCCACTCTCTGTGTTCATCCGCTTTCATGGCGGTTTGTGCTCACCTGGTCATCGAATCCACAGCTGTGACGACTGTTTTTCTATGCGGCAACGGGCATTGTAGCACTTGAGAACAACGGCAATAGCATGACATCCCTGATGAAAGGTCTCCAGTGCTGCTAGCATGGCCAGTGttattaaaacaaaagattTCACTGTTCTTTATTGCACTCAACCTGCAGCGCTGAACAAATATACATGTACATTTTCCCCTGATCTGGAAAGCCCAACCCTTTAGGCACTTTTATATAGTAATAATACAGCTGTGACATAAATTGAACCTAATTGGGCCACATATACGTCTCTATAACAGCTCATCAGAATGAGCCTACATTATCATTAAGTTAATGCTAACAGGCTGTTGCGGGCAATGCCAGGTCCATAAGAATCCCAGGAAAAACAGTTTGGGCTTTGGGGGATTACTGTACCCAGTGCAACATATGGACTGTATTATTTATATGAATTGCACCATAAATCCTGGATTGTACCACAATGGGGTCATTGACTGAGACGCAAGGCATCACATCCGCTCAGCACAGAGGAGTGCAAGCCGCCATTTATCCGTCGCAATTAGCCGCTGTAATCTGTGACTTGTTGAACCTCGTATTAGTTTATACAGTAGGTTGAGTGTACCGTGGGTAATTTCAGCCccttgaaaaaaaaccccaactcaCCTCAAGTGCCCGGCGTGATTGAAAATGACAGGGGGGCGGGCATGGGGAACAGAACGCTACAACGGTGTTTAATTTTGGTCAAGGTTTCTATATGAGTAACATATGATTAAATGGAAATgatcatatatactgtatataaatagagagagggagagagaaaggggggcaCTTTTATACAATAAAGCTTTTATTTGTGCAGCGTAAACTGAGGCTTCTTACTATGATTAAAGAGAATTTGACATGAAGCTGGTTCATTGTGCAGCCAGTGGCGCGCCTCTCCCaggcttctcttctctttcaacACACCAGAGACAATAAAGCGGCGTTTGGAACCAGCTTCCAGAGCAGCAAAATTTAAAGCCTGTCTGCAAATATGCTGTGTCTTTCAGCTCAGTAAGatgttcttcctcttccctgACCCTCACTTCAAGAAGACCAAACACAAATGGCGAATCATCAGTCCCACGCTGCTGGCAGAGTACGCCTACACGCTGAGAGTCGGGGTATGTGCGAAAGCAGCCCTGCTCGGGCGTTGACGGTGAATTTGGACTATAAGATGTACAATATGTCCGTTGTTTTAGCAGGATTGTGCAAGAAATGGGGGAAAATGGAAAGGTTTCAACAAAACCTGGCGGGGGTGGGAACCTGCCAAGAAATAACCAATTAAATTTTGATAGAGAGCCAGGAATTTTTATTTTAAGGGGACTGTTGGGCTTTTGCTGACGTAGGCATCCTTGGGAGTGCTGTTAAATGGAATTCTTGGAGTTTCAAACCTTTACAGAGGCGAATGTCGTGGAGAGTTTTAGCTTGAGGTGCTTCAGTTTATTGAGCTAGTGGTCCAATTATCGGTGCAAATCTGCATCTGCTGTTTGAGTCATTGaattaaaaattacatttataaGTGATATCCTGGCCTTAGTGTTCTCTGTGCTTAACAAACACACAGCCTTTATAGTCCTCCTTACAAactttcactgcatttttattaaACTCCCAAGTATGAGAATTATTTGACATTCAAAGAGGACGTCAGCCGTTCTGGAAACCAGCTGCAGGTTGCTCAATGAATTGGCTTGGCCCTTATTTTATCAATTGATTTCTGCCCGCAGAAAATCCTCCAATTCACTGAAATAAAGTTGGGCAACATTCTCGATGCTGTTGCGCACGTCAGAGCAACGCATGCTGAGGTGGTCGCGATCCCACATTTTTCCGTCCCACGTGTTTAAAAGCACTCTCGGTCTCTTTCACTAGAATTCCTTTAGTGGCGGATGCATGTGTGACAAGCTAGCACGTCGCAGAAGAGTTTTCTTCGAACCCTTTTTTCTAGAAAGGCTATTTGCTAACCCTCCTCTGTGACAAAGGTGATTAACCTCTGTGTTGCCACTGGGTTATTTTTATCTCTTAGGAAgggctgatgaaaccatttaaaagaggagggagacaacAGTTTGCTTAAACAAAGCGATCGATTTTTGTCTTTGgcgagatttctttttttctttcccagaaGTTTTTTATtgatcctgtgtttgtgtgctcgtGTCAGGGTTTGGTGTACACAATGACAGACGTGGAGGAAGTGCACATCTGGATGGTGAAGCACTTTGCCGAGCATCCGCTGTTCACGCGTGTCCCGGAGGAAGAGCTGGTACGTTGCTCCTGCAGCTTGTTATACACCAGTGTATAAAAGAGGTCAACTCCTACTGTAACATTCTTTAAAGGGATGGATTCTAATAACAGGTGAAATATGGACACACGTGACAGCTGAGCCTCGGTCCTTCATTAATGAGCTCAGTAGCTCTTCGCTGCTTAACATGGTTCTGGATGATCGCTCACATGAGGTTATTAGAACGTTGCTCTCATTTTGGCAGGTCAGTGACGTCATCATTAGTCGTCTGGGGACCTGTAccgaggaaggaaagaaggtcCAGAGGAACGGAGGCAAGAATTTTCTAGCGGTTTTCCGGAGGGTTGAGGAAACGAGCTGAGAGGGACGTGCGTGATCTGTTCTTTGGGTCCGCAACAGATGGACAGTCTCGTGGCATTTCCTGCTACCGGGtgttttgttggggttttttttgccacaTCATTTTTATTCCTCGGCTTTTACACCAAACTGAGGAACAAGCTGAGACAAGGATCTCAATGCACAGGAGACTCGAGAATTGTTTTATGTTGCAtttcaatatattttttttccttttgcaaattcctaaaaataataaaaacaaaacctctgcTTTTGCCAGCATGGCTTCCATGTCTCGATCTGCGTCTCGGTCGGGAGCTGTCTCTTGGATTCGGCGGGAAGTTCCGAGTTCTCATTTGCCGTGAAATCAAAAGCCTCGTTTTAGGGGAGCCTAATGATTCGTTTGTGGTTCCAGTCATTTttgcaggaatacaccctggacaggtctcCATtcaaggcacacacacacacacacactcccatccCCATCTAGGGGAAATTTGGAGTCTCCAATCAGCTCCTTTAGCTCTCAGCGTTCGTGACCCAGACATGTTGTTGACCCGTTTCACAGACGCCAGGTGAATCTTGACCCGGTACAGGCTAAAAAGCATCAGTCATCCTGATATAAAATGAAATCTGCCCTTTTAACCAGTGCTTTTCTTTCAGCGGCTCGCTGAAAACTGCTTTTCCACAGAGGGAA
It contains:
- the mettl1 gene encoding tRNA (guanine-N(7)-)-methyltransferase; this encodes MSTSSMPQKKYYRQRAHSNPMAHHTFDYPVCPEEMDWSQLYPHFFPGKSSEDKTHQVEFADIGCGYGGLLVELSTLFPDKLMLGLEIRVKVSDYVRDRIQSLRASESEKYQNIACIRSNAMKYLPNFFCKGQLSKMFFLFPDPHFKKTKHKWRIISPTLLAEYAYTLRVGGLVYTMTDVEEVHIWMVKHFAEHPLFTRVPEEELVSDVIISRLGTCTEEGKKVQRNGGKNFLAVFRRVEETS